One window of Mauremys reevesii isolate NIE-2019 linkage group 4, ASM1616193v1, whole genome shotgun sequence genomic DNA carries:
- the LOC120404368 gene encoding pepsin A-like, which yields MKWLLLLSLVAFSQCRVTKVPLKKGKSLRQNLKEHGLLEDFLKKHPYNLASKYFPSLANEAASEPLTNYMDAEYYGTISIGTPAQDFSVLFDTGSSNLWVPSVYCSSPACTNHKKFNPSDSSTYQATSENVSIQYGTGSMTGILGYDTVQVSGIVDTNQIFGLSETEPGSSNYYAAFDGILGLAFPSISASGATPVFDNMMNEGLVSQDLFSVYLSSDDQSGSFVMFGGIDSSYYSGNLNWIPLSAETYWQITMDSITMNGETIACSGGCQAIIDTGTSLLVGPSTGISNIESYIGASDGTISCSATSSLPNIVFTINGIEFPVPASAYIMDSSGSCFPGFEGIPTSSGEQWILGDVFIRQYYVVFDRANNQVGLAPVA from the exons ATGAAGTGGCTTCTGCTCCTGAGTCTGGTGGCGTTTTCTCAGTGCCGGGTGACAAA GGTCCCCCTGAAGAAGGGGAAATCCCTGAGGCAGAACCTTAAGGAACATGGCTTGCTGGAGGATTTCCTGAAGAAACACCCTTACAACCTGGCCTCCAAGTATTTCCCCAGCCTGGCCAACGAGGCTGCCAGCGAGCCCCTAACAAACTACATGGAC GCCGAATATTATGGAACCATCTCCATCGGCACCCCAGCCCAGGATTTTTCTGTCCTCTTCGACACCGGCTCCTCCAATCTCTGGGTGCCCTCCGTGTACTGCTCCAGCCCAGCCTGCA CAAACCACAAGAAATTCAACCCATCAGACTCCTCCACCTACCAGGCCACCAGTGAGAACGTCTCCATCCAGTATGGCACCGGCAGCATGACCGGAATCCTGGGCTACGACACCGTCCAG GTTAGCGGCATTGTGGACACCAATCAGATCTTTGGCCTGAGCGAGACCGAACCTGGCTCCTCCAACTACTACGCCGCCTTTGATGGGATCCTGGGTCTGGCCTTCCCCAGCATTTCCGCCTCTGGAGCCACCCCCGTCTTTGACAACATGATGAATGAGGGTTTGGTGTCCCAGGACCTCTTCTCCGTCTACCTGAGCTC GGATGACCAGAGCGGGAGCTTCGTGATGTTCGGCGGCATTGACTCATCTTACTACTCTGGGAACCTCAACTGGATccctctctctgctgagacttACTGGCAAATCACCATGGACAG catCACCATGAACGGAGAGACCATCGCTTGCTCTGGTGGCTGCCAGGCTATAATCGACACTGGTACTTCTCTGCTGGTTGGGCCCTCTACTGGCATCTCCAACATCGAGTCCTACATCGGCGCCAGCGATGGCACG ATCAGCTGCAGTGCCACAAGCAGCCTGCCCAACATTGTCTTCACCATCAACGGCATCGAGTTCCCTGTGCCCGCCAGTGCCTACATCATGGAT AGCTCAGGCTCTTGCTTTCCTGGCTTTGAAGGCATCCCCACCTCCTCTGGAGAGCAATGGATCCTCGGAGACGTCTTCATCCGCCAGTACTATGTTGTCTTCGACAGGGCCAACAACCAGGTGGGCCTGGCCCCCGTGGCATGA